One segment of Macrotis lagotis isolate mMagLag1 chromosome 1, bilby.v1.9.chrom.fasta, whole genome shotgun sequence DNA contains the following:
- the LOC141518358 gene encoding citrate synthase, mitochondrial-like, with product MALLTAAARLLGTKNASCLVLAVRHASAASSNLKDVLSDMIPKEQTRIKNFRQQHGKTVVGQTTVDMMYGDMRGMKGLIYETSVLDPDEGIRFRGYSIPEWQKLLPKVKGGEEPLPEGLFWLLVTRQILNEEQVNWLSKEWAALPSHVVTMLDNFPTNLHPMSQLSAAITALNSESNFARAYAEGINRAKYWELIYEDCMDLIAKLPCVAAKIYRNLYREGSSIRAIDTKLGWSHNFTSMLGYNDAQFTELMRLYLTILSDHEGGNVSAHTSHLVGSALSDPYLSFAAAMNGLAGPLHGLANQEVLVWLTHLQKEVGKEVSDEKLREYIWNTLNSGRVVPGYGHAVLRKTDPRYTCQREFALKHLPNDPMFKLVAQLYKIVPDVLLEQGKAKNPWPNVDAHSGVLLQYYSMTEMNYYMVLFGVSQALGVLAWLIWSRALGFPLERPKSMSADGLMKFVNSKSG from the coding sequence ATGGCCTTACTCACCGCGGCCGCCCGGCTCCTCGGGACCAAGAATGCATCCTGTCTTGTTCTTGCTGTCCGACATGCCAGTGCTGCTTCTTCAAATCTAAAGGATGTCCTTAGTGACATGATACCTAAGGAGCAAACCAGAATCAAGAACTTCAGGCAACAGCATGGCAAGACTGTGGTGGGGCAGACCACTGTGGACATGATGTATGGTGACATGAGGGGGATGAAAGGATTAATATATGAAACATCCGTTTTGGACCCTGATGAGGGTATTCGTTTCCGTGGCTACAGTATCCCAGAGTGGCAGAAGTTGCTCCCTAAGGTCAAGGGAGGGGAAGAACCCCTTCCCGAGGGTttattctggctgcttgtgaccAGACAAATTCTAAATGAGGAACAGGTGAATTGGCTCTCCAAAGAATGGGCTGCTCTGCCCTCCCATGTGGTCACCATGTTGGACAACTTCCCTACTAATCTGCATCCAATGTCTCAACTCAGTGCAGCTATCACTGCCCTTAATAGTGAGAGTAACTTCGCTAGGGCTTATGCTGAAGGCATCAATCGGGCCAAATACTGGGAGCTGATTTATGAAGACTGCATGGATCTCATTGCCAAGCTACCTTGTGTTGCAGCAAAGATCTACCGGAATCTGTATCGAGAAGGCAGCAGCATTAGGGCTATAGACACCAAACTTGGCTGGTCCCATAACTTCACCAGCATGTTGGGCTACAATGATGCCCAGTTCACTGAGCTCATGCGCTTATACCTCACAATCCTTAGTGACCATGAAGGTGGCAATGTAAGTGCCCATACTAGCCATCTGGTGGGCAGTGCTCTTTCAGATCCCTATCTGTCCTTTGCAGCTGCCATGAATGGTCTGGCTGGGCCACTTCATGGATTAGCCAACCAGGAAGTACTCGTCTGGCTGACACATTTGCAGAAAGAAGTTGGCAAAGAGGTATCTGATGAAAAATTGCGTGAATACATCTGGAACACACTCAACTCAGGCAGGGTAGTACCTGGCTATGGCCATGCTGTATTAAGAAAAACTGATCCGAGGTATACCTGTCAGCGAGAATTTGCTTTGAAACATCTGCCTAATGATCCCATGTTTAAACTGGTGGCTCAACTCTATAAGATTGTACCCGATGTCCTTTTGGAGCAGGGCAAAGCCAAGAATCCTTGGCCCAATGTAGATGCCCATAGTGGGGTGCTTCTGCAGTACTACAGCATGACAGAGATGAATTACTACATGGTTCTCTTTGGGGTTTCACAGGCACTGGGGGTGCTGGCATGGCTGATTTGGAGCAGAGCCCTGGGCTTCCCCCTAGAGAGGCCCAAGTCTATGAGCGCAGATGGCTTGATGAAGTTTGTAAACTCCAAGTCAGGGTAA